A region of Pseudarthrobacter sp. NIBRBAC000502770 DNA encodes the following proteins:
- a CDS encoding FAD-dependent oxidoreductase, with translation MESSPRIVIIGAGIVGTNLADELVTRGWNNITVLDQGPLNMPGGSTSHAPGLVFQTNPSKSMALFAKYTVEKLLSLTEDGVSCFNQVGGLEVATTETRLADLKRKLGYAQAWGIEGSILSPAECKELYPLINDEDILGGLHVPSDGLASAARAVQLLIKRTEAAGVKYVGNTEVTAIEQSGRRVTGVQTPDGVIPADIVVSCAGFWGAKVGELIGMSVPLLPLAHQYVKTTPVPAQLGRNELPNGARLPILRHQDQDLYYREHGDRYGIGSYAHKPMPVDLDELGSFKPDEISEHNMPSRLDFTLEDFLPAWEATKQILPALRESEIEDGFNGIFSFTPDGGSLVGESKELDGFFVAEAVWVTHSAGIARAVAELLVDGKSSIDLGDCDIHRFEEVQLTPEYVSETSQQNFVEIYDVLHPLQPKLSPRNLRVSPFHARHKQLGGYFLEGGGWERPYWFEANAELLKEMPADWQPPARDSWSGMFSSPIAAAEAWKTRTAVAMYDMTPLKRLEISGPGALKLLQELTTAEMDKKPGAVTYTLLLDEQGGVRSDITVARLSDDTFQLGANGNIDTAYFDRAARHQTASGSAEDWVQVRDTTGGTCCIGLWGPLAREVVGAVSSDDFSNDGLKYFRSKQLVIGGVPVTAMRLSYVGELGWELYTSADNGQRLWDALWKAGQPFGIIAAGRAAFSSLRLEKGYRSWGTDMTTEHDPFEAGLGFAVKMAKENFVGKAALEGRTEENSARRLRCLTVDDGRSLVLGKEPVFYKDQAVGYVTSAAYGYTVRKPIAYSYLPAEVSIGDSVEVEYFGRRIVATVTQDPLYDPTMSRLRG, from the coding sequence TTGGAATCGTCACCACGCATTGTCATTATCGGAGCCGGCATCGTCGGCACCAACCTCGCGGATGAACTCGTCACGCGCGGCTGGAACAACATCACCGTCCTGGACCAGGGACCCCTCAACATGCCCGGCGGCTCCACCTCGCACGCCCCGGGACTGGTCTTCCAGACCAACCCCTCCAAATCCATGGCCCTGTTCGCCAAGTACACCGTGGAGAAACTGCTGTCCCTCACCGAAGACGGCGTCAGCTGCTTCAACCAGGTGGGCGGCCTGGAGGTTGCCACCACCGAGACCCGCCTCGCTGACCTGAAGCGCAAGCTCGGCTACGCGCAGGCATGGGGCATCGAAGGCTCCATACTTTCCCCGGCGGAATGCAAGGAGCTCTATCCGCTCATCAACGATGAGGACATCCTGGGTGGCCTCCACGTTCCCAGCGACGGCCTGGCCAGCGCCGCCCGCGCGGTCCAGCTGCTGATCAAGCGCACCGAGGCGGCCGGCGTGAAGTACGTCGGCAATACCGAAGTCACCGCCATCGAGCAGTCCGGCCGCCGGGTCACCGGGGTCCAGACGCCCGACGGCGTGATCCCGGCAGATATCGTCGTCTCCTGCGCCGGATTCTGGGGCGCCAAGGTCGGCGAACTGATCGGCATGTCCGTACCTCTGCTGCCGCTGGCGCACCAGTACGTCAAGACCACCCCGGTTCCTGCCCAGCTGGGCAGGAACGAGCTGCCCAACGGTGCCCGCCTGCCCATCCTCCGCCACCAGGACCAGGACCTCTACTACCGCGAACACGGCGACCGCTACGGCATCGGCTCCTATGCCCACAAGCCGATGCCCGTGGACCTGGACGAACTCGGCAGCTTCAAGCCGGACGAGATCAGCGAGCACAACATGCCCTCCCGGCTGGACTTCACCCTCGAGGACTTCCTCCCCGCGTGGGAAGCCACCAAGCAGATCCTGCCCGCGCTGCGCGAAAGCGAGATCGAGGACGGCTTCAACGGCATCTTCTCCTTCACCCCGGACGGCGGCTCCCTGGTGGGCGAGTCCAAGGAACTGGACGGCTTCTTCGTGGCCGAAGCCGTCTGGGTAACCCACTCGGCAGGCATCGCCCGCGCCGTGGCCGAGCTCCTGGTGGACGGCAAGTCCTCCATCGACCTGGGCGACTGCGACATCCACCGCTTCGAGGAAGTCCAGCTGACCCCCGAGTACGTCAGCGAAACCTCGCAGCAGAACTTCGTGGAGATCTACGACGTCCTGCACCCGCTGCAGCCCAAGCTCTCCCCGCGCAACCTGCGCGTCAGCCCCTTCCACGCCAGGCACAAGCAGCTGGGCGGTTACTTCCTGGAAGGCGGCGGCTGGGAACGCCCCTACTGGTTCGAGGCCAACGCCGAGCTCCTCAAGGAGATGCCCGCAGACTGGCAGCCGCCGGCCCGTGACTCCTGGTCCGGCATGTTCAGCTCGCCTATTGCCGCGGCCGAGGCATGGAAGACGCGCACCGCCGTTGCCATGTACGACATGACCCCGCTCAAGCGCCTCGAAATCTCCGGACCCGGCGCCCTGAAGCTGCTGCAGGAACTGACCACCGCGGAAATGGACAAGAAGCCCGGAGCCGTCACCTACACCTTGCTGCTGGACGAGCAGGGCGGGGTCCGCAGTGACATCACCGTGGCCCGCCTCAGCGACGACACCTTCCAACTCGGCGCCAACGGCAACATCGACACCGCCTACTTCGACCGGGCAGCCCGGCACCAGACAGCAAGCGGCAGCGCCGAAGACTGGGTCCAGGTCCGCGACACCACCGGCGGCACCTGCTGCATCGGCCTCTGGGGCCCGCTGGCCCGTGAGGTGGTCGGCGCGGTCAGCAGCGATGATTTCTCCAACGACGGACTGAAGTACTTCCGGTCCAAGCAGTTGGTCATCGGCGGCGTCCCGGTCACCGCCATGCGGCTGTCCTACGTCGGCGAACTGGGCTGGGAGCTGTACACCAGCGCCGACAACGGCCAGCGCCTCTGGGACGCGCTGTGGAAGGCCGGGCAGCCGTTCGGCATCATCGCCGCGGGCCGCGCCGCCTTCAGTTCGCTCCGCCTGGAAAAGGGCTACCGCTCCTGGGGCACCGACATGACCACCGAGCATGACCCCTTCGAGGCCGGCCTAGGTTTCGCGGTGAAGATGGCCAAGGAGAACTTCGTCGGAAAGGCAGCCCTGGAGGGACGCACCGAGGAAAACTCCGCGCGCCGCCTGCGCTGCCTGACGGTCGACGACGGACGAAGCCTGGTGCTGGGCAAGGAACCGGTGTTCTACAAGGACCAGGCGGTGGGTTACGTCACCAGCGCCGCCTACGGCTACACCGTCCGCAAGCCCATTGCCTACTCCTACCTCCCCGCGGAGGTATCCATCGGCGATTCAGTGGAGGTCGAGTACTTCGGGCGCCGGATCGTGGCCACCGTTACCCAGGATCCGCTGTACGACCCCACCATGTCCCGGCTGCGCGGCTAA
- a CDS encoding cyclodeaminase/cyclohydrolase family protein, with protein MISSETVSSYLTRLAAKQPTPGGGAAAALHAAQGAALVGMVARYTTGAKHEQHAPLVQRITQAADDLVADALGLAEADEEAFQAVIDSYKLPSGTDELKAARAAGIQSALIQAAQTPARLIELSGGIVDLATELFDVANANVISDVAAAADAARAAATTARVNIDINVVAVKDPEARALLAQQTDGIEEKVVLAADALSARVRERILG; from the coding sequence ATGATCAGTTCAGAGACAGTCAGCAGCTACCTCACCCGGTTGGCCGCAAAGCAGCCGACGCCGGGTGGTGGCGCCGCGGCGGCCCTCCACGCGGCCCAGGGCGCAGCCCTGGTGGGCATGGTGGCGCGCTATACCACCGGCGCCAAACACGAACAGCACGCACCGCTGGTGCAGCGCATCACCCAGGCAGCCGACGACCTTGTCGCCGACGCGCTGGGCTTGGCTGAAGCAGATGAAGAGGCCTTCCAGGCCGTCATCGACTCCTATAAGCTCCCGTCCGGCACCGATGAACTCAAGGCCGCCCGGGCGGCCGGAATCCAGTCCGCGCTCATCCAGGCGGCCCAAACCCCTGCCCGGCTCATCGAGCTGTCGGGCGGCATCGTTGACCTCGCCACCGAACTCTTCGACGTCGCCAACGCCAACGTCATCAGCGACGTTGCCGCGGCCGCTGACGCCGCCCGCGCAGCTGCCACCACGGCGCGCGTCAACATCGACATCAACGTCGTGGCGGTCAAGGATCCGGAGGCACGCGCGCTGCTTGCCCAGCAGACGGACGGCATTGAAGAGAAAGTGGTCCTGGCGGCAGATGCCCTCTCGGCCCGCGTTCGCGAAAGGATTCTGGGTTGA
- a CDS encoding bifunctional 5,10-methylenetetrahydrofolate dehydrogenase/5,10-methenyltetrahydrofolate cyclohydrolase: MSTAILSGKPLAALIQQEVKEQVRSLDLDGVRPVVAVVLATADESTRWYVRSIERAAERAGVGCRIIDLGHDATEQVLAGALRDLGAEPSVHGIILQTPLPAGVRTHHLVGLIAPEKDIDGANPLSLGRLAVGQPAFAPATARSVVEILDHYQVPVAGKDVVVVGRSAVVGKPLSLLLLARDAAVTVCHSRSGPLERYTKDADVVVVAAGRAGLLTGSHVSSRTVVVDVGTNVLADGSLVGDVDEASVTGTAAGLTPVPGGVGSVTTALLLLHTVEAARRQSSSLPLPAEAAEAQVLEAAG; the protein is encoded by the coding sequence TTGAGTACTGCAATACTTTCCGGAAAGCCTTTGGCCGCGTTGATCCAACAGGAAGTCAAGGAGCAGGTCCGGTCCCTTGACCTGGACGGCGTCCGCCCGGTCGTGGCGGTGGTCCTGGCGACCGCCGATGAGTCAACGCGCTGGTACGTCCGCTCCATCGAGCGGGCAGCCGAGCGCGCCGGAGTCGGCTGCCGGATCATCGATCTGGGCCATGATGCGACGGAACAGGTGCTTGCCGGCGCCTTGCGGGACCTGGGCGCGGAGCCATCCGTGCACGGCATCATCCTGCAGACCCCGCTGCCGGCAGGAGTCCGGACCCACCACCTGGTGGGCCTCATCGCCCCGGAAAAGGACATCGACGGGGCCAATCCGCTAAGCCTGGGACGACTTGCCGTCGGCCAGCCGGCTTTTGCTCCCGCGACCGCCCGCTCCGTCGTCGAAATCCTGGACCATTACCAGGTTCCCGTCGCGGGGAAGGATGTGGTGGTGGTGGGCCGGTCCGCCGTGGTGGGCAAGCCGCTGTCCCTCCTCCTGCTGGCCCGCGATGCCGCCGTGACGGTCTGCCACTCCAGATCGGGCCCGCTGGAGCGCTACACCAAGGATGCCGATGTCGTGGTGGTCGCGGCCGGCCGCGCCGGGCTGCTGACTGGCAGCCACGTCTCCTCCCGGACGGTCGTGGTCGACGTCGGCACGAACGTCCTTGCCGACGGCTCGCTGGTAGGTGATGTGGACGAAGCCAGCGTCACCGGGACCGCAGCGGGGCTCACCCCCGTTCCTGGCGGCGTCGGCTCCGTGACCACGGCACTGCTGCTCCTCCACACGGTGGAGGCCGCACGCCGGCAATCGTCCTCCCTGCCGCTGCCGGCCGAAGCCGCGGAAGCCCAGGTCCTGGAAGCCGCGGGCTAG
- a CDS encoding MFS transporter: MINPTKTTVPVDSSSSKETSSTFKRRFMMRLVAVFIGGMFLDGYILGIIGPVTGSMRSDLQLDALSLGMIAAGPLAGIFIGSPLAGWATDKFGRKPMFLVDMGLFLVASGAQFFVTSGDGAVIQLAIIRFMMGVAIGGEYSIGGPLLSEFSPPKLRGRLLGLTLIAWYVGFMMAFIIGTLLHDAGTPWRLVLGTSTILAFVLFLARMGLPESPSWLITKGRHKEALEIAHRYIGSPQMHDSITGEMDLRMLQEAQAAESGTKIKNASFGMLFSRQYWRATVFTAGFWFCAVTPYFAIATFADEVLNQFGFGGGWAGGVGLSALAVAGVVTSVLLIDKLGRRILTVPGQWLCAGILLVIGVWGNAPAILVLVLFLAFSYFNAGYTTMTQVYPAEVFPGHLRGVGMGFAASFSRIGAALGTFALPWAIANIGMGATMVVAAAVALLGAVLSQWLAPETKGRTLAEISADFSH, encoded by the coding sequence ATGATCAATCCAACCAAGACGACGGTACCCGTCGACTCCTCCTCATCAAAAGAGACCAGCTCCACGTTCAAGCGCCGCTTCATGATGCGGCTTGTCGCGGTCTTCATAGGCGGGATGTTCCTCGACGGTTACATCCTCGGAATCATCGGCCCGGTCACCGGATCCATGCGGTCAGATCTCCAGCTCGACGCCCTGTCGCTGGGCATGATCGCTGCAGGCCCGCTGGCCGGTATCTTCATCGGCTCCCCGCTGGCTGGCTGGGCTACTGACAAGTTCGGACGCAAGCCAATGTTCCTCGTGGACATGGGCCTGTTCCTGGTCGCCTCAGGAGCCCAATTCTTCGTAACCTCTGGAGACGGCGCCGTGATCCAGCTGGCCATCATCCGATTCATGATGGGCGTCGCGATCGGCGGCGAGTACTCAATCGGCGGGCCACTGCTGTCAGAGTTCTCCCCACCCAAGCTCCGCGGGCGGCTGCTCGGGCTGACCCTGATCGCCTGGTACGTCGGTTTCATGATGGCATTCATCATCGGCACGCTCCTGCACGACGCCGGCACCCCATGGCGGCTGGTACTCGGCACGAGCACCATACTGGCATTCGTTCTGTTCCTCGCCCGCATGGGCCTCCCCGAATCGCCGAGCTGGCTCATTACGAAGGGACGGCACAAGGAAGCACTCGAGATCGCACACCGATATATCGGATCGCCGCAGATGCACGACAGCATCACCGGAGAGATGGATCTGAGGATGCTCCAGGAGGCCCAAGCCGCGGAGAGTGGAACCAAAATCAAGAACGCCTCCTTCGGAATGCTGTTCTCGAGGCAGTACTGGCGCGCCACTGTCTTCACCGCAGGTTTTTGGTTCTGCGCGGTCACTCCGTACTTCGCGATCGCGACCTTCGCCGACGAGGTACTCAACCAATTCGGCTTCGGCGGCGGCTGGGCCGGTGGAGTCGGCCTGTCCGCACTTGCGGTCGCGGGCGTTGTCACCAGCGTACTTCTCATTGACAAGCTCGGCCGCCGAATCCTCACTGTTCCGGGGCAGTGGCTCTGCGCGGGCATCCTGCTGGTCATCGGGGTATGGGGGAACGCACCAGCGATTCTCGTGCTCGTCCTGTTTCTCGCCTTCTCCTACTTCAATGCCGGCTACACCACGATGACCCAGGTCTATCCGGCCGAGGTATTCCCCGGCCACCTGCGCGGCGTCGGCATGGGCTTCGCCGCGTCCTTCAGCCGGATCGGAGCCGCACTCGGCACCTTCGCCCTGCCATGGGCGATCGCCAACATCGGCATGGGCGCAACCATGGTCGTAGCCGCCGCCGTCGCATTACTCGGCGCCGTCCTCTCGCAATGGCTCGCGCCTGAGACGAAGGGGCGCACCCTCGCCGAGATCTCAGCAGACTTCTCCCACTGA